A DNA window from Streptomyces canus contains the following coding sequences:
- a CDS encoding GTP-binding protein → MTPTEPAPRPSAAPSAAVRPPLPVKMVIAGGFGVGKTTAVGSISEIEPLTTEAAITEVAAGVDDLSHTPRKTTTTVAMDFGCITVDPTLKLYLFGTPGQERFGFMWDDIVEGALGGLVIVDTRRLDDCYAAVDYFEHRQIPFAVAVNAFDGRVEHTLDEVRWALDVNDRVPVIVFDARERGSVRDALLVVLEQALARTEA, encoded by the coding sequence GTGACACCGACTGAACCGGCCCCCCGGCCCTCGGCCGCGCCCTCCGCCGCCGTACGACCGCCGCTGCCGGTCAAAATGGTGATCGCGGGTGGCTTCGGGGTGGGCAAGACCACCGCGGTCGGCTCGATCTCCGAGATCGAGCCGCTGACCACCGAGGCCGCCATCACCGAGGTCGCCGCGGGCGTGGACGACCTCAGCCACACCCCGCGCAAGACCACGACCACGGTCGCGATGGACTTCGGCTGCATCACCGTCGACCCGACCCTGAAGCTGTACCTGTTCGGCACGCCGGGGCAGGAGCGCTTCGGCTTCATGTGGGACGACATCGTCGAGGGCGCGCTCGGCGGCCTGGTCATCGTCGACACCCGCCGCCTCGACGACTGCTATGCCGCGGTCGACTACTTCGAGCACCGGCAGATCCCGTTCGCGGTCGCCGTCAACGCCTTCGACGGCAGGGTCGAACACACCCTGGACGAGGTCCGCTGGGCCCTGGACGTCAACGACCGCGTCCCGGTGATCGTCTTCGACGCGAGGGAGCGCGGTTCGGTCCGCGACGCGCTGCTGGTCGTACTGGAACAGGCGTTGGCGCGCACCGAGGCTTGA
- a CDS encoding roadblock/LC7 domain-containing protein — protein MSTSTGDTPTEGTTPADLQAAAADFTWLLNRFATETAGVVDAIAVSSDGLLIAVSELREHADSERLAAIVSGITSLAAGASGNYGLGGLNKVIIDLEGGHVLVSAIGSGAVLGVVTDKEAKLGNIAYEMTLFANRAGSALSPQLVLELKNSVGAASKR, from the coding sequence GTGAGCACGTCCACAGGTGACACGCCTACGGAAGGCACCACGCCCGCCGACCTGCAGGCCGCCGCAGCCGACTTCACCTGGCTGCTGAACCGTTTCGCGACGGAGACGGCGGGTGTCGTCGACGCCATCGCCGTGTCCTCGGACGGGCTGCTCATCGCCGTGTCGGAGCTGCGTGAGCACGCGGACTCCGAGCGCCTCGCCGCGATCGTCTCCGGCATCACGAGCCTGGCCGCCGGTGCCTCCGGCAACTACGGCCTCGGCGGCCTCAACAAGGTCATCATCGACCTGGAGGGCGGCCATGTCCTGGTCTCCGCGATCGGCAGCGGCGCCGTGCTCGGCGTCGTCACCGACAAGGAGGCCAAGCTCGGCAACATCGCGTACGAGATGACGCTGTTCGCGAACCGTGCCGGCAGCGCGCTCAGCCCCCAGCTCGTGCTCGAACTGAAGAACAGCGTCGGCGCGGCGTCGAAGCGCTGA
- a CDS encoding ABC transporter ATP-binding protein, whose product MIRIDSVTKRYPDGTVAVDRLSLEIPDRSITVLVGPSGCGKTTTLRMINRMVEPSEGTILIDGKDSRQQPVNTLRRSMGYVIQNAGLFQHRTIVDNIATVPRMLGWGKEKARARARELMERVGLDGSLAKRYPYQLSGGQQQRVGVARALAADPPVLLMDEPFSAVDPVVRKGLQDELLRIQDELGKTIVFVTHDIDEAVKIGTMVAVMRTGGKLAQYAPPAELLSSPADAFVEDFLGTDRGIRRLSFFPSAGLRLLTGPVVAVDATAEQIAARETAEAPYLLVTDVDGKPLGWSEPRQLTAGSIDVGQLLPYGRPFVAGTDSLRAALDCAVLSPTGWAVGVDAEGRVAGVVSQQAIGEAIRGAHAQGRTDAPVPDSKVG is encoded by the coding sequence TTGATACGGATAGATTCAGTCACCAAGCGGTACCCGGACGGCACGGTGGCGGTCGACCGGCTCTCGTTGGAGATTCCCGACCGTTCGATCACCGTCCTCGTCGGTCCCTCGGGCTGCGGCAAGACGACGACGCTGCGCATGATCAACCGGATGGTCGAGCCCAGCGAGGGGACCATCCTGATCGACGGCAAGGACAGCCGGCAGCAGCCGGTCAACACGCTGCGCCGGTCCATGGGCTACGTCATCCAGAACGCCGGTCTCTTCCAGCACCGCACGATCGTCGACAACATCGCCACCGTGCCCCGGATGCTGGGCTGGGGCAAGGAGAAGGCGCGGGCCCGGGCGCGAGAGCTGATGGAGCGGGTCGGGCTCGACGGCTCGCTCGCCAAGCGGTACCCCTACCAGTTGTCCGGCGGACAGCAGCAGCGCGTCGGGGTGGCGCGGGCGCTCGCCGCCGATCCGCCGGTGCTGCTGATGGACGAGCCGTTCTCGGCCGTCGACCCCGTCGTCCGCAAGGGTCTCCAGGACGAACTCCTGCGCATCCAGGACGAGTTGGGCAAGACCATCGTCTTCGTCACCCATGACATCGACGAGGCCGTCAAGATCGGCACGATGGTCGCCGTGATGCGCACCGGCGGCAAGCTCGCCCAGTACGCGCCGCCCGCCGAACTGCTCTCCAGCCCCGCCGACGCGTTCGTCGAGGACTTCCTCGGCACCGACCGCGGCATCCGGCGGCTCTCCTTCTTCCCTTCCGCGGGCCTGCGACTGCTCACCGGACCGGTCGTCGCGGTCGACGCCACCGCGGAGCAGATCGCCGCGCGGGAGACGGCCGAGGCCCCCTATCTCCTCGTCACCGACGTGGACGGCAAGCCCCTTGGCTGGAGCGAGCCGCGACAGCTGACCGCCGGGAGCATCGACGTCGGGCAACTGTTGCCGTACGGGCGGCCGTTCGTCGCCGGTACGGACTCCCTGCGGGCCGCACTGGACTGTGCCGTGCTCTCGCCCACCGGGTGGGCCGTCGGTGTCGACGCCGAGGGGCGGGTGGCCGGGGTGGTCTCCCAGCAGGCCATCGGCGAGGCGATCCGCGGGGCGCACGCGCAGGGCCGTACGGACGCCCCCGTCCCGGACTCCAAGGTCGGCTGA
- a CDS encoding DUF742 domain-containing protein — protein sequence MADGSTPPSPEPGGPVPAVRPFLVTAGRVAPDPSGRTMPVETQVVATAEGLAVLDRLAFEQHDIVAACRIPQSIAEIAARLRLHLNVVRILAEDLRTAGQLTVHVPDTDVTHDASVLRRLIDGLRAIPDSRGVLRDTD from the coding sequence ATGGCGGACGGCAGCACGCCTCCGAGTCCGGAGCCGGGCGGTCCCGTGCCCGCCGTACGGCCGTTCCTCGTCACCGCGGGCCGGGTGGCACCCGATCCGTCGGGCCGGACGATGCCCGTCGAGACCCAGGTGGTGGCCACCGCCGAGGGACTCGCCGTGCTCGACCGGCTCGCCTTCGAACAGCACGACATCGTCGCCGCGTGCCGGATACCGCAGTCGATCGCGGAGATCGCGGCCCGGCTGCGGCTGCACCTGAACGTGGTGCGGATCCTCGCCGAGGACCTGCGTACGGCCGGGCAGCTGACGGTGCACGTGCCCGACACCGACGTCACCCACGACGCCTCCGTCCTGCGCAGGCTCATCGACGGCCTGCGCGCCATCCCCGACTCCCGAGGGGTACTCCGTGACACCGACTGA
- a CDS encoding ABC transporter permease, translating into MDGFFDIPSDLQHSWLGLVGLHVREAMLPVLAGLLISLPLAQLCVRFRWLYPPVLWVTTVLYAIPSLAFFVVLIDYTGQTELTVMIPLTVYTLVILVPAIVDGVRSVPQETIAAATAMGFGPVRRYVQVQLPIAVPAIIAGLRVATVSSISLVSVGALIGNQGALGNLVNDANIYNRPELAVNAVITMAALAILADGLLVVVRMLLTPWMPSGARARRAERPEPEVAAR; encoded by the coding sequence ATGGACGGCTTCTTCGACATCCCCAGCGACCTCCAGCACAGCTGGCTCGGTCTCGTCGGACTGCACGTCCGGGAGGCCATGCTGCCGGTCCTCGCCGGGCTGCTGATCTCCCTGCCGCTTGCCCAGCTGTGCGTGCGCTTCCGGTGGCTGTACCCGCCGGTGCTGTGGGTGACGACCGTGCTGTACGCCATCCCGTCGCTGGCCTTCTTCGTGGTCCTCATCGACTACACCGGTCAGACCGAGCTCACGGTGATGATCCCGCTCACCGTCTACACGCTCGTCATCCTGGTACCGGCGATCGTCGACGGAGTCCGTTCGGTGCCGCAGGAGACCATCGCCGCCGCGACGGCCATGGGCTTCGGACCCGTACGCCGTTACGTCCAGGTCCAGTTGCCGATCGCCGTGCCCGCCATCATCGCGGGGCTGCGGGTGGCGACCGTGTCGAGCATCTCCCTCGTCAGCGTCGGCGCGCTCATCGGCAACCAGGGGGCGCTCGGCAACCTCGTCAACGACGCGAACATCTACAACCGGCCCGAACTCGCCGTGAACGCCGTCATCACCATGGCGGCCCTCGCGATCCTCGCCGACGGGCTGCTGGTCGTCGTACGAATGCTTCTGACGCCGTGGATGCCGAGCGGCGCGCGGGCGCGGCGCGCGGAGCGGCCCGAACCGGAGGTCGCCGCCCGGTGA
- a CDS encoding ABC transporter permease, with protein sequence MNVLNFINAFFSDSAHWQGYDGIPTRLGEHVQYTLEALAIAAAIGLPVGLVTGHYGRGGNALALIAVAGRALPTFGLLVLMTLSLGFGLINVMIPLVVLAVPPILVTTYEAMRSVDPAPVDAARGMGMHDVEVLFRVELPVALPLILGGLRSAAIQIVSTATIAAYVSLGGLGRYIVDGLYQRNYEKVVGGAALVALMALATLAVFWGITRLTVSRGVLRSN encoded by the coding sequence GTGAACGTCCTCAACTTCATCAACGCCTTCTTCAGCGACAGCGCGCACTGGCAGGGCTACGACGGGATTCCCACGAGGCTGGGGGAGCACGTCCAGTACACGCTGGAGGCCCTCGCCATCGCCGCGGCGATCGGACTGCCGGTGGGACTCGTCACCGGGCACTACGGGCGGGGCGGCAACGCGCTGGCCCTCATCGCCGTCGCCGGGCGGGCTCTGCCCACCTTCGGTCTGCTGGTGCTGATGACCCTGTCGCTCGGGTTCGGGCTGATCAACGTGATGATCCCGCTGGTCGTGCTCGCCGTGCCGCCGATCCTGGTCACCACCTACGAGGCGATGCGGTCGGTCGACCCCGCACCGGTGGACGCGGCCCGGGGGATGGGCATGCACGACGTGGAGGTGCTCTTCCGGGTCGAGCTTCCGGTCGCCCTTCCGCTGATTCTCGGCGGACTGCGGTCGGCGGCCATCCAGATCGTGTCGACGGCCACGATTGCCGCGTACGTGTCTCTCGGTGGGCTCGGCCGGTACATCGTCGACGGCCTGTACCAGCGCAACTACGAGAAGGTCGTGGGCGGCGCCGCCCTGGTCGCCCTGATGGCGCTGGCCACGCTGGCGGTGTTCTGGGGGATCACCCGGCTCACGGTCTCGCGCGGGGTGCTCAGGAGCAACTAG